Within the Fibrobacter sp. genome, the region GTATCAATAACGCAGTGGTTTTACTTGGGTTTAAAGTAATAAATACAATAGTATTGAGCCTCACGGTTTTTGATTTGTTTCCTGAGAAAAAAAGAATTTCAGCACTCTTTAACAGGCAGGCATTCTGGCTACATTCCCTCAGTTGCGGCCTGATCTGCAAAAACCTATCCGGCAGAATAAAAAGCCTTCTTCCATTCGATCCCGAAGAGGCCTTCTGTGCCGGTCTCCTTCATGATATCGGGAAAGTGGTACTTGAACAGTATGTCCATGAAGATTTTCACAAAGCCCTGCAACTGGCAGCAGACGAAGAGATACCGGTTTTCGAGGCTGAAATGAGGGTATTAGGATATACCCATACAGATGTAGCTGAATGGCTGACAGAAAACTGGGGCCTCCCATTAGAAATCCAGTTTCCCCTGATCTACCATCATTCAACTCCTCAGAGTTCGGATTTCCACAATATAGTAGCCCTGTGCCATATTTCAGACTGGCTCTGCTATGAATGTGGAATGGGTGTGGGGGGGCAGTTCAAAGCGCCTCAAGTA harbors:
- a CDS encoding HDOD domain-containing protein translates to MQINEQQKEKFKQVANLPTLPKVASHLIRMINDPLTSSSDVAFLIGQDLSLSAKVLRLANSAYYGIPRKITSINNAVVLLGFKVINTIVLSLTVFDLFPEKKRISALFNRQAFWLHSLSCGLICKNLSGRIKSLLPFDPEEAFCAGLLHDIGKVVLEQYVHEDFHKALQLAADEEIPVFEAEMRVLGYTHTDVAEWLTENWGLPLEIQFPLIYHHSTPQSSDFHNIVALCHISDWLCYECGMGVGGQFKAPQVEESCFELLRIREEDIVEIKRFLPEEVEKTSIFFELGT